GTATCCTCAATCCAACCCTTGCTATCGACAATTTTAATCGTATCTTTCACCGGAACCGCCGCTATGAAACCCTGACAAGTGGCTAAAGCGGCGGCACAGCGATCAAATAATTCGGGGGTGGCTAAACATCGCGCCCCATCGTGAATTAAAACCGTCTCAGCCCCCTCTGGTAGGGCTTGTAAGCCATTATAAACTGATTTTTGTCTGGTTTCGCCGCCTTGGATGATTTGCACGGGTTTAAGGGCATTTATGGCGGTGATAATCTCTCGGATCTCCTCAAAGTCTTCCGGTTGTGCCATGATGCCAATCCAGATAATTGCCCTGGATTCCATGGCAGCCAGTA
This portion of the Microcystis aeruginosa NIES-2549 genome encodes:
- the ispD gene encoding 2-C-methyl-D-erythritol 4-phosphate cytidylyltransferase, whose protein sequence is MYLLIPAAGMGKRMGSDRNKLLLTLHGKPLLAWTLLAAMESRAIIWIGIMAQPEDFEEIREIITAINALKPVQIIQGGETRQKSVYNGLQALPEGAETVLIHDGARCLATPELFDRCAAALATCQGFIAAVPVKDTIKIVDSKGWIEDTPDRSRLWAAQTPQGFQVKLLKECHEQGRKLAWEVTDDAALLEKCGFPVKIVVGEETNLKITTPGDLAIAEYILSQRL